Within the Thermosynechococcus sichuanensis E542 genome, the region CCAATGACTGGCTTGGCGCAGTTCCCGTACCCGTCCGGCTGCCGCAAGGAGAGCCTTTGAGGGAATACAGCCGCGATTGACGCAGGTGCCCCCCATTTCTGCGGCTTCGACAATGGCCGTTTTTAGACCGACACTGACGGCATGGAGAGCAGCCCCATGTCCCCCCACACCAGCACCGATAATTACGAGATCGTAGTCAAAGCTCAAGGACGGTTCTCCCCAACTGCATTCCCTTAGCTTACCAAAGGCTGCTCCTCGTGAGAACTTAGGCTTTTTGGCTATAGGCAGTTAAGGGTTCCTTGATCCAGCGAATATAGAGATGTTTGAAGGTGGATTTGAGGACGCGCGGCGCGCCAAAGTCAATGGGCATCATCTGCTGCGGCAGTTGCCAATCCCAAATCGCCAACTCATGGGGCTGCGCCAAGGGAAACTCGATCTCACTCAGCTCATAGTTGTAGCCGAGGGCAGTGGCAGCGCGTTGGGTGGGAATACGTTCAGGATCTACATTGAGGATAGCCACAAGGGCGCGATCGAGGGCAAAGACATCACGACTGGCACCCAAAACATTCAGGGGTCGCGGCGTTCCGCCACTGGGGCCGTTGCCTTCATGGCCGATAATGCCATCCACAATCGTGAGGTCGGGGGCGATCGCCCGTGCAGTTTCCACAAGCATGCGGCCAAAGCGATCGGCATCCTTACCGGCTTCCATGTGCCACCATGCCTTCATTTTGCCGGGGACACAGCCAAAGAGATTCTTCACTCCAAGGGTGAGGGTGAGTTGCACATGGGATTTGACCTTAGGCAGGTTAATGACAACATCGGCGGCCATCGCTTCTTTGCTCAGGCGCAGGTGGGCAAATTCCGGATTGTCGGTGGCATAGCGATCGCCATGGAATTCAATGACAGGCAAATTCAATTCCCGAATAAAGGGCAAGTAGCCATTGTTGCGGGCGACCCCCAGTGCCGAACCAAAGGCAGGTCCATCCCCTAGGAAGGGTTGTCCCCCCACCGCCTGCACCATTTTGGCGACGCAATAGACCAGTTCTGGGCGAGTGACGCATTCGTGTTTCGGCCGTGCGCCGGTGAGTAAATTCGGCTTCAGCAGCACGCGATCGCCCGGTTTAACCATCGCCGCCATTCCCCCCAAGGGCGCTAGCAGTTCCTCAAGGGAGGCACTGAGACAGTCAAGGTCATAGGATGTTGCCCGCAGCAGACTCACGCTTGGCATCGGAGGCTCCTCTTCACTGGCGTTGTTTCTCAACAGTGTGCCACAAAGATAAAATTGAGTTTTTTTGTTCAGTGGCGTCCTGAGAAGGTACCCCCTTGCAAACTAACATTGGATGGTGAAAAAGCTGCAAAAAGATACGATAGAGAAGAGAGATGTCTGCGAACGAGCGATCGCGAATGCCCCAAGGCCTTGAGTCAGAATTTCGGCAGCAGGTGGATCGCCTGCATCGCTTTACCGTTCTCATGCGCTGGAGTGTGGTGCTCTTTCTTTGGCTCACTGTGGGTACCTTGAGTCTCTGGGGCTTCCGTTATGAAATTAGCTTGATGCGGGAGCATTTTACGTGGGCAGCGTTGCGCTATGGCATTCTCTTCAACCGGCTGCCAGCGATCGGTTTGGCGCTGTGCATTGGCATGACCCTGAGTGTTCTCTACTGGCAGACCCGCAACATTTTCTGGGGCAGATCCCGCCGGTGGCAGCAACGCCTAGAAAAACAAGTCCTGCGCATTCGGCAGCAAGGGCAACGTCATCCCCTATGGCATTGGGTGTGTCGGCAGTAGTAAATCCGCAAGGGGGGCCGGCACCGGGAAAATAATTAGCAATAGCAACACCAGTGCCATCAAGCCAAGGGCATCGCGCCAGTTATCCAACTCACTGACATCATTGAGGGCAGGTTCATCAAAGGCGGGCATAAAGAACAGGATCAAAGCCCAGACAAAAAGCCACGGTTGAATAAAGGAGAGAATCAGCACCAGTAAACGGCTGACTTGGCCAATGATTGCCCCCGCCCGATGGCCATACATCGCATGGACAATGTGCCCCCCATCCAATTGACCCACAGGCATCAAGTTCAAGGCCGTCACCACTAAGCCCAGCACCCCGGCCACTGCCATTGGATGAAGGTGTAGCGCACTATCACTCTTGAGGGCAGCGCCAAAAATGGCTTTGGCAATCAGGGCAAAGAGAATCGAAATGCGGGGACTAAACACTTGGGGATTAAGGGGCTGCTCCGAAGCATTGGCGGGCAGTTGCACCACCTCGGACTGCTGTAATCCCCACACTAGAATCGGTAGCGTCACGAGCAACCCAGCAATGGGACCGGCAATACTGATGTCAAAGAGGGCACGGCGATGGGGAACGGGCGATCGCATCTGGATAAAGGCTCCCAATGTGCCCATGGCAAAGGGCAGAGGAATAAAGTAGGGCAGCGTTGCCTTAACGCGGTAATACCACGCAGTGGCAAAGTGTCCCAGTTCATGGATGCCCAAGATCAACAGCAGACTGACACTGTAGGGTAACCCCTGCCAGAGCAAACTGGGATTGAGTCGCAGTTCCCCTGCCGTTAGATCAGGGGCCACGAGTGCCAAGCCAGCAACGGTGGTGGTGAGAAACGTTAAGGCAAGTAGCCCAAGGCTGAGACCGGGACGAAAAAGCTGTTGGGGCTGGGGCAGGCGATCGCGGGGAATCAAGGCAAAAAAGGGCCTATTACTCAAACCCATTTGAAACATGACCAGAAAGCGATCGCCAAAGCGTTGGGCGATATTGCGCTCCACCGTTTCATAGACTTGGTTGGCATCCCCACGCATTTGCCCCCGGCAGATCACTGCCTGCGGACGATACTCAATTTGTTGCAGGTAATACATGCCCCAAGGGAAACAGCTCTGCAACTGCGTTTCTTCATCCTGATTGAGGAGCTTGCCATTGTCCGTCGGTGTTGGCGCTGGGGGTGTGGGTGGTGCCGCCGGTAAGGAGGGCTGGCCTCGGCGCAAAAGCACAAGATAGAGCACCGAACTGGTGACAAAAACAAGAACCAACCATCCCGACGGCACAGGAGTATTCCCTAAAAGCAGCATCCAACCCCCAATAAAAAACGCTGGCAACATCAGCACCAGCCATAGGAGCCACCAAGGGGTTTGACTGACACGGGCAGCACTCTGGCGGACAATAAAGACCAAGATCAAACCCAATACAATAAGGGAAATCCATGTCATGATTTCGATACCTGTGGCTCAACAACAGAAACCGCCCCGCCTTGTATTGCCCATGGTTTACGGGTTTCCACCAAACCGCGAGACGCTGGGAGGCACTGCTTATCTCATTGTAGAAAATGACGGCAATACCCTGATTGATTCCCCCCCTTGGACAGAGAGCAGCCAAAATTGGCTCAGGGAACAGGGGGGCGTTCAGCGCCTCATCCTTACCCATCGGGGGGCGATCGCCCGCGTTCGTGAGATGCAGCGCACCTTTAACTGTGAAGTGATCATCCATGCTCAAGAAGCCTATCTGCTGCCCCAAGTGACGGTAACCCCCTTTAATCACCATCTAGCCATCGGTGAAACCCTCGAAATCCTCTGGACACCCGGTCACTCCCCCGGCAGCGCCTGTGTCTATTGGTCTGGCCAAGGGGGCGTTCTCTTTACAGGCCGTCACCTACTGCCTACGCCTACGGGAGAACTGGCACCGATTAAAACAGCGACCACCTTCCACTGGCCTCGGCAACTGCGCAGCGTTGAGGCATTAAAAGCCTTCTGCCGCGACAAATCCTTGAGTTATCTGTGTGCGGGGGCGAATATTGGTTTTCTGAGAGGGACACTGGCGATCGCCAATGCCCAAGCCGTCCTGCAAGGAATCCCTCTTGATAACCTTTTGGCTAACAAGGTTTAATGTTTCCTTAATTTCCCCATTAGGATAATATGGGTTCGGGAAAAGGAACTTGGAGAGATCGTTAAACCCCACTTGTATCAAGACTTGCATCCTTTATAGTGAAGGTAGGCAGAGGGAATCAGCCCAAGCAACACCAATGAAAATGAAAACAAATTTAATTGTTGGTGTCATTCTCTCTGTAAACCATCCCGTGGGCAATCTGAAACCTTAAAGAATAGAGGAGGATAAGCGTATGGCACTCGTTCGTTGGGAACCGTTCCGCGAAATCGATGCGCTACAACGCCAAATGAACCGTCTATTTGATGAATTGATTCCCTTGACCGAACGCCGCAGCGATCTTAGCTTCCTGCCGGCAGCCGAACTCGAAGAAACCCCTGAAGCCTTGCTTCTAAAAATTGAACTGCCCGGCATGGATGCCAAAGACCTAGATATTCAAGTCACGGCGGATGCGGTCTCTGTCAGTGGCGAACGCAAATCTGAAAGCCAAAGCGAAAGCAACGGTATCAAACGCACCGAATTCCGCTACGGTAAATTCCAACGGGTCATTCCTCTGCCAGTGCGGATTCAAAACACCGATGTCAAAGCTGAATATAAAGATGGCATCCTGCACCTGACCCTACCGAAAGCGGAAGAAGAGAAAAACCGCGTCGTCAAAGTGAACCTTGGCTAATCCGCCACTCCCTAGGCCGAGCGGTCAAGGTTGTTGAACAGATGAAGATCCCCCAGCAATGGGGGATTTTTTTGAGCGTCAGTGAAGGGGAGAAAAAACTATAAAAAACTATGAAGCTAAGGCCACCTCAACCAGTTGTTGCAACTCGCCGCTTTGGTATAGCTCAATGAGAATATCCGAACCACCAATGAACTCACCATTGATAAACACTTGAGGAATCGTTGGCCAGTTGGAATACTCTTTAATCCCTTGGCGAATCTCAAAATCCTCAAGGACATCCACCGTTTCATAGGGGACGCCGAGGGCATTCAGGATTTGCACCGCATTGTTCGAAAACCCGCATTGGGGCATCAGCTTGCTGCCCTTCATGAAAACAATGATTTTGTTGCTTTTAACGAGGTGATCAATTTTGGCGTGGAGTTCGGGTGTCATGGTTGGCTTTCCCTCTTGAGTTAAGAGCAATAGATTGCATTCTAAATCACTGGCGTTGTGCCCATTGCTGGGGGGTATAGGTTTTCAGGGCAAGGGCGTGAAGTTCATTACTAGCCATGAGATCTTTAAGGCTGCTATAGACCAATTGGTGCTGTTGCACCAGTCGCTTGCCCTCAAAGGCGGCAGAGACCACGACAGCTTCGTAATGATCACCACCCCCGGTCAAATCCTGCACTTGCACAAAGGCATCGGGCAAGCCGGAGCGAATTAAAGTGGTCAGTTGTTCAGGGGTAACCATAGATAAATATTTATTCCTGACTGGAATCAAGAACCAATGAGTCTATCTCCTTTAGTCTATCGCGAAATGTCTAAATGTTAGGTTGTTGAGGTCTGGAGAGGCTGACACTGGCGGAGGGCGCGCACCAAATCTTCAAGGTTAATGGGTTTACTCACATAATCATCCATCCCAGCATCGAGACAAAGCTGGCGATCGCTTTCCATAGCATTGGCTGTCATTGCAATAATACGGGGACGGGGTTGGTTCAGCCGTTGAAATAGGTCAATCACCTCACGGGTGGCCGTTACCCCATCCATCTCTGGCATTTGCATATCCATCAAAATCACATCATAGGGTTGCCGCTGCACGGCATCCAGTACTTCCAAGCCATTAGCCGCAATATCACCGCGGTAGCCCAATTTCTCCAAAATCCGTAATGCCACCATCTGATTCACCTTGTTATCCTCAGCAACAAGAATGCGCAGGGGCGGTAAATCCTGCTTCAGACTGTCAAGGGACACGGTTTTGCTTTGGTTAGTTTTGGCTTCAACGGGCCTCGGCGTATGGCTAAAGAGATCATTGAGGACATTGTAGAGGGTGGATTGCTTTACTGGTTTACTAATGAGGGCATGAAACAATGGCGATTGCTCCGCCCCAAGGGAATTGCCGAGGGAGGTGAGCAAAATCAAAGGAATTTCCGGATACCTCTTGTGAATTTCCTTGGCGAGGGTCAAGCCATCCATTTCTGGCATTTGCAGATCTAAAATGGCCACATCCGGAGGTGATTGCGTTTTCAGCAGTGTCAGTGCCTGCTGGCCATTCTCGGCAATCAAGGATTTCATCTGCCATCCTTTTGTTTGCAGTGCCAGAATTTGGCGATTGGTGGCATTGTCATCCACAATCAGCACTGAGCGATCCTTCAAGAAGGATTCTTGCTCTGTTGTCTGTGCCTCGGCCTTGGGATTCAGAAGCAGCCGCACCGTGAAATAGAAAACTGAACCCGTTTCCTTAATGGGAATGGATTCGTAGTGGGGGGGTGGGTTGCCGCCAACAATCAAGGGTGTGTTCTGAGTTTTGCTCTCTAACCAAATGCGGCCATTCATGCGCTCCACGAGGCGCTGGCAGATCGCCAATCCCAGACCGGTTCCGCCGTAGTGGCGGGTAATCGAAGCATCCACTTGGCTAAAAGGTTTGAAAAGTCGCTTTATCCCCTCCGGCGTGATACCTACCCCTGTATCCTGAATGGCAAAGAGAAAGTCATAGTAGTTGGGTAAAAACTCGTACTGGTGGCTGGGTTGCCCCTTGAGATGGAGAATCACTTCGCCACTTTGGGTAAATTTGATGCTGTTGCCGATGAGATTCACCAATACTTGCCGCAAGCGTCCCATATCGCCGATGACATGAGCCGGGATATCAGGATCAATATGAGCGAGTAGCTCAATGTGTCGCTCAACGGCACGACTGGCCATGAGGTCAAGAACATCTTCGACACAACTGCGCAAATTAAAGGGATAGGCCTCTAGCTCCAGTTTGCCGGACTCAATTTTAGAGAAGTCAAGAATATCGTTGATGATTGTCAGCAGCGCATCGCCACTGAGGCGGATGGTGTTGAGAAACTCCTGTTGCTGCGGATTGAGGGGGGTATCTAGCAGTAATCCTGTCAAACCAATGATGGCATTCATGGGGGTGCGGATTTCGTGACTCATCGTTGCCAAAAACTCACTCTTGGCACGGCTAGCATCTTCGGCAGCTTTGCGGGCTTCCTCTAGGAGTTCCTGCTGCTCCATCATTTGCGAGATGTCTTCCCAAGTACCAACGAAGTTCATCACTTTGCCATTTTCGGTAATGGGAATGGCGCGGGCATTGATCCAACGCACTTTGCCGTCAGGGTAAGACAGGCGGAATCGCTCATTGAGGGGTTGGTGTTCTTTTTGACAGCGCTCCCAAGCGGCAAGCAGGCGATCGCGATCCTCTGGATGAATTCGTTCGATCCATTGCTCTTCAGCCTCTGCCGGTGTTTTAACTTCTAACAGCTTCAGTAGTGTTTGATTGAGAAAAGTGCTGCGGCCATTAATATCTGCTGTAAAAATGCCAACGGGCGCCATTTCACTGACACTGCGAAAGCGTACTTCACTCGCTTCAAGGAGTTGATGTAGCTTCTGCTTACGGCAATGATCTGCTGTAATCATTGCAATTCCTACCCCGCTAGCTGCCCAGAGAACCAAGAATAGAAAAACAAATTGTAGATTGAGAGACTGTAACTGTTTGTGAACAATGCTGGCCGGAATCAAAGAAACGACCCAGAGACGGTACTCATTTTGATAAATGGCTTCTCCGCTAGCTAGATCCGCAGAGATGTAATGGGATTTCAAGGGTAAGACTAGTCGAAAAGCAAAAAAACCATGGGCATGACTAAAGCTACCGCTTGTCTGGGACTGCATCTGCTCCCACAATTCAGGGTATTGATTCTGCACCGTGAAGTGTTGCCGCTCTGGATAGCGAAAGCCCCATTCATGGCTAGTACGGTCTCCTAGCAACCAGTACCCTTGCGTATTTACTAAGAAACAACTGCCATAAACCCCTCGGCACCCATTGATGAGCTGTTGGAAAAGACGCTCTGCTCGGTAGCGGACAACTAAGAAGCCAATTAATTCCCGCTCACGACTGTAAACTGCTGTTGCAATGTAGAGAATAGGAGTTGCGACTAAAGAGGTTGGCTGCGAAGGATGCACCTCAATATCTAGAGGAGAGATAAAAATTTCCGTATCTCGTAACTGACGAATCACCGGCCAATAGGTTTGGCTAACAATTGGATCAAGAGATGTTTCTGTAAAAACTTTTCCCAAGTTGTGATTGAGGACGAGGCTCAGTTTCGGACGGCCACTAGGGGTCAAAAAATACAAACGATCGTAACTGCGTTTCCAAAGCAGCCAATCACTGACATCCTGCTGGATTACTTCTAACTGCTCTGAGTAAGAGGTGTTGCTGCTTAGCGCCTCAAAACCATGTAGTCTTCTGATACTGATAACATCGTCAACGAGTGTTTCATAATGATTGCTGAGGATGAGGTTGCCCCGCTCTACTTTACTTTCCTCTCGCAGTTGCAAGTCTCTAATAATGTCTTGACGCTGGGCGAGGTAAATGGGCGCAAGAATTGCGATGAGGGTAGCCGTTGCCGGTAGAAAGAGTCTCAGAAAATACTGCAACGGTGGCTTCGGCATAAAGTTCTTAGTTATCTATGTTATCTGTGGAAACAGGGGGGATTCAACAGGGAGAGAAGCCCATACGAGCCTCAACAATATAGTGTATCGTGGGGAATGGAGTTCATGTGTAGAGTCAGACCATGATTGAACCTTTGTTGTGTGGTATTGTTCTTGGCTTGATTCCTGTGACCTTGGCGGGTCTTTTCTTTGCGGCTTACCAGCAGTACAAGCGGGGCAGCCAATTTGAACTCTAGTTCTTGACTAGAACCTTATTGTTGCGAACGTCACTCCTATGGCATTACCCATTGTTGCTGTTGTGGGTCGCCCTAATGTGGGCAAGTCAACACTGGTCAATCGTCTGGCTGGGGAACGGGATGCCATCGTCCACGATGAACCCGGTGTCACTCGCGATCGCACCTACCGACCGGCCTTTTGGCAAGATCGGGAATTTCTGGTCGTGGATACCGGGGGTCTAGTCTTTGACGATGACAGTGACTTCTTGCCCTTGATTCGCCAACAGGCAGAAGTAGCCCTTCAGGAAGCAACGGCGGCGATTTTTGTGGTGGATGGTCAAGCAGGGCCGACAGCCCTCGACTATGATATTGCTGCATGGTTGCGCCAGCTTCCTGTGCCGGTGTTAGTGGCGGTGAATAAATGCGAGTCGCGCCAGATGGGGCAAGTTCAAGCGGCGGAGTTTTGGTCACTGGGGCTGGGGGAACCCTACCCGATTTCCAGTATCCACGGCAGCGGTACAGGGGAGTTGCTGGATCAGTTGATCACCTATCTACCAGCGGGGGAAACGCTCCCCGAGGCGCCGCAGATTCAGGTGGCCATTGCTGGGCGTCCCAATGTGGGTAAATCGAGTTTGCTCAATGCCTTGATTGGGAGCGATCGCGCCATTGTCAGTCCCATTTCAGGTACGACTCGCGATGCCATTGATACCGTGATTGAACACCATGGCACTCAGTATCGCTTTATTGATACCGCCGGCATTCGGAAACGGGGTCATGTGGCCTATGGGCCTGAGATGTTTAGTGTCCATCGTGCCTTTAAGGCGATTCACCGCTCCGATGTGGTGCTGTTGGTGTTGGATGCCCTCGAAGAAATTACGGAACAGGATCAACGCTTGGCGGGGCACAT harbors:
- a CDS encoding DUF362 domain-containing protein, whose product is MPSVSLLRATSYDLDCLSASLEELLAPLGGMAAMVKPGDRVLLKPNLLTGARPKHECVTRPELVYCVAKMVQAVGGQPFLGDGPAFGSALGVARNNGYLPFIRELNLPVIEFHGDRYATDNPEFAHLRLSKEAMAADVVINLPKVKSHVQLTLTLGVKNLFGCVPGKMKAWWHMEAGKDADRFGRMLVETARAIAPDLTIVDGIIGHEGNGPSGGTPRPLNVLGASRDVFALDRALVAILNVDPERIPTQRAATALGYNYELSEIEFPLAQPHELAIWDWQLPQQMMPIDFGAPRVLKSTFKHLYIRWIKEPLTAYSQKA
- a CDS encoding site-2 protease family protein produces the protein MTWISLIVLGLILVFIVRQSAARVSQTPWWLLWLVLMLPAFFIGGWMLLLGNTPVPSGWLVLVFVTSSVLYLVLLRRGQPSLPAAPPTPPAPTPTDNGKLLNQDEETQLQSCFPWGMYYLQQIEYRPQAVICRGQMRGDANQVYETVERNIAQRFGDRFLVMFQMGLSNRPFFALIPRDRLPQPQQLFRPGLSLGLLALTFLTTTVAGLALVAPDLTAGELRLNPSLLWQGLPYSVSLLLILGIHELGHFATAWYYRVKATLPYFIPLPFAMGTLGAFIQMRSPVPHRRALFDISIAGPIAGLLVTLPILVWGLQQSEVVQLPANASEQPLNPQVFSPRISILFALIAKAIFGAALKSDSALHLHPMAVAGVLGLVVTALNLMPVGQLDGGHIVHAMYGHRAGAIIGQVSRLLVLILSFIQPWLFVWALILFFMPAFDEPALNDVSELDNWRDALGLMALVLLLLIIFPVPAPLADLLLPTHPMP
- a CDS encoding MBL fold metallo-hydrolase; the encoded protein is MISIPVAQQQKPPRLVLPMVYGFPPNRETLGGTAYLIVENDGNTLIDSPPWTESSQNWLREQGGVQRLILTHRGAIARVREMQRTFNCEVIIHAQEAYLLPQVTVTPFNHHLAIGETLEILWTPGHSPGSACVYWSGQGGVLFTGRHLLPTPTGELAPIKTATTFHWPRQLRSVEALKAFCRDKSLSYLCAGANIGFLRGTLAIANAQAVLQGIPLDNLLANKV
- a CDS encoding Hsp20/alpha crystallin family protein encodes the protein MALVRWEPFREIDALQRQMNRLFDELIPLTERRSDLSFLPAAELEETPEALLLKIELPGMDAKDLDIQVTADAVSVSGERKSESQSESNGIKRTEFRYGKFQRVIPLPVRIQNTDVKAEYKDGILHLTLPKAEEEKNRVVKVNLG
- the grxD gene encoding Grx4 family monothiol glutaredoxin; amino-acid sequence: MTPELHAKIDHLVKSNKIIVFMKGSKLMPQCGFSNNAVQILNALGVPYETVDVLEDFEIRQGIKEYSNWPTIPQVFINGEFIGGSDILIELYQSGELQQLVEVALAS
- a CDS encoding BolA family protein; this encodes MVTPEQLTTLIRSGLPDAFVQVQDLTGGGDHYEAVVVSAAFEGKRLVQQHQLVYSSLKDLMASNELHALALKTYTPQQWAQRQ
- a CDS encoding PAS domain-containing hybrid sensor histidine kinase/response regulator; its protein translation is MPKPPLQYFLRLFLPATATLIAILAPIYLAQRQDIIRDLQLREESKVERGNLILSNHYETLVDDVISIRRLHGFEALSSNTSYSEQLEVIQQDVSDWLLWKRSYDRLYFLTPSGRPKLSLVLNHNLGKVFTETSLDPIVSQTYWPVIRQLRDTEIFISPLDIEVHPSQPTSLVATPILYIATAVYSRERELIGFLVVRYRAERLFQQLINGCRGVYGSCFLVNTQGYWLLGDRTSHEWGFRYPERQHFTVQNQYPELWEQMQSQTSGSFSHAHGFFAFRLVLPLKSHYISADLASGEAIYQNEYRLWVVSLIPASIVHKQLQSLNLQFVFLFLVLWAASGVGIAMITADHCRKQKLHQLLEASEVRFRSVSEMAPVGIFTADINGRSTFLNQTLLKLLEVKTPAEAEEQWIERIHPEDRDRLLAAWERCQKEHQPLNERFRLSYPDGKVRWINARAIPITENGKVMNFVGTWEDISQMMEQQELLEEARKAAEDASRAKSEFLATMSHEIRTPMNAIIGLTGLLLDTPLNPQQQEFLNTIRLSGDALLTIINDILDFSKIESGKLELEAYPFNLRSCVEDVLDLMASRAVERHIELLAHIDPDIPAHVIGDMGRLRQVLVNLIGNSIKFTQSGEVILHLKGQPSHQYEFLPNYYDFLFAIQDTGVGITPEGIKRLFKPFSQVDASITRHYGGTGLGLAICQRLVERMNGRIWLESKTQNTPLIVGGNPPPHYESIPIKETGSVFYFTVRLLLNPKAEAQTTEQESFLKDRSVLIVDDNATNRQILALQTKGWQMKSLIAENGQQALTLLKTQSPPDVAILDLQMPEMDGLTLAKEIHKRYPEIPLILLTSLGNSLGAEQSPLFHALISKPVKQSTLYNVLNDLFSHTPRPVEAKTNQSKTVSLDSLKQDLPPLRILVAEDNKVNQMVALRILEKLGYRGDIAANGLEVLDAVQRQPYDVILMDMQMPEMDGVTATREVIDLFQRLNQPRPRIIAMTANAMESDRQLCLDAGMDDYVSKPINLEDLVRALRQCQPLQTSTT
- the petG gene encoding cytochrome b6-f complex subunit V gives rise to the protein MIEPLLCGIVLGLIPVTLAGLFFAAYQQYKRGSQFEL
- the der gene encoding ribosome biogenesis GTPase Der, whose amino-acid sequence is MALPIVAVVGRPNVGKSTLVNRLAGERDAIVHDEPGVTRDRTYRPAFWQDREFLVVDTGGLVFDDDSDFLPLIRQQAEVALQEATAAIFVVDGQAGPTALDYDIAAWLRQLPVPVLVAVNKCESRQMGQVQAAEFWSLGLGEPYPISSIHGSGTGELLDQLITYLPAGETLPEAPQIQVAIAGRPNVGKSSLLNALIGSDRAIVSPISGTTRDAIDTVIEHHGTQYRFIDTAGIRKRGHVAYGPEMFSVHRAFKAIHRSDVVLLVLDALEEITEQDQRLAGHIADQGRACVLIVNKWDAVPEKDTYTMNTYRDRLYQRLNFLDWAEALFVSAHTGQRLDKIFAAVDAAVEQHRRRVSTAVVNEVIQEALRWHTPPATRQGRQGKIYYATQVATQPPTFALFINDAKLFKDNYRRYIEGQIRQQLGFRGTPIRLLWRSKKPREAAELALR